In Serratia sp. FDAARGOS_506, a genomic segment contains:
- a CDS encoding cupin domain-containing protein: MSQVENKAGVKPQDLSMENWVESRIARFEGRKYDWNALKFQADFDPKYRRAQMRYIGTGATGVASDANTIPAGNFTFSTMVLPSKCEGPLHLHDDVEEVFFMLKGSITLMIQDGDEYYETRLKERDLISVPAGVYRGLFNHGEEEALMCVMLGTAKPEIPTYPADHPLSKVKRN, from the coding sequence ATGTCTCAGGTTGAGAACAAAGCCGGCGTCAAGCCGCAGGATCTGTCGATGGAAAATTGGGTGGAGTCGCGCATCGCCCGTTTCGAAGGCCGTAAATACGACTGGAACGCGCTGAAATTCCAGGCCGACTTCGATCCGAAATATCGCCGCGCGCAGATGCGCTACATCGGCACCGGCGCTACCGGCGTGGCCAGCGACGCCAACACCATTCCGGCGGGCAATTTCACCTTTTCCACCATGGTGCTGCCGTCGAAGTGCGAGGGGCCACTGCACCTGCACGACGACGTCGAAGAAGTGTTCTTCATGCTGAAAGGCAGCATCACGCTGATGATTCAGGACGGGGACGAGTATTACGAGACCAGGCTGAAAGAGCGCGATCTGATCTCGGTGCCGGCGGGGGTGTATCGCGGCCTGTTCAACCACGGCGAGGAAGAGGCGCTGATGTGCGTGATGCTCGGCACGGCCAAGCCGGAGATCCCGACTTATCCGGCGGATCACCCGCTGTCCAAAGTGAAGCGCAACTGA
- a CDS encoding SDR family oxidoreductase produces MNFQLENRVAVVTGGSSGIGFETLKLLLAEGAKVAFCGRDPDKLAGAEASLRAEFPQADILALRCDVLDAQQVTQFAAQVTAHFGGVDLLINNAGQGFVAHFDQTPREAWLHEAELKLFGVINPVQAFLPALERSEIASITCVNSLLALQPEEHMIATSAARAALLNMTLTLSKELVGKGIRVNSILLGMVESGQWRRRFDDRSDKDQSWEQWTAAIAERRGIPMKRLGKPQEPAQALLFLASPLASFTTGAALDVSGGFNRHV; encoded by the coding sequence ATGAATTTTCAGCTTGAGAATCGGGTGGCGGTGGTGACCGGCGGCTCGTCGGGCATCGGTTTCGAAACCCTGAAGCTGCTGCTGGCCGAAGGGGCGAAGGTGGCGTTCTGCGGCCGCGATCCGGACAAACTGGCCGGCGCAGAGGCCAGCCTGCGCGCGGAGTTTCCGCAGGCGGATATCCTGGCGCTGCGCTGTGACGTACTGGACGCGCAGCAGGTGACGCAGTTCGCCGCTCAGGTGACGGCGCATTTCGGCGGCGTGGATCTGCTGATCAACAACGCCGGTCAGGGCTTCGTCGCCCATTTTGACCAGACGCCGCGCGAAGCCTGGCTGCATGAAGCCGAGCTGAAGCTGTTCGGCGTGATCAATCCGGTGCAGGCGTTCTTACCGGCGCTGGAACGCTCGGAGATCGCGTCGATCACCTGCGTGAACTCGCTGCTGGCGCTGCAGCCGGAAGAACACATGATCGCCACCTCGGCGGCGCGTGCCGCACTGCTCAACATGACGCTGACGTTGTCGAAAGAGCTGGTGGGCAAAGGTATACGCGTTAATTCGATCTTGTTGGGGATGGTGGAATCGGGCCAGTGGCGCCGCCGTTTCGACGATCGCAGCGATAAAGATCAAAGCTGGGAGCAGTGGACGGCGGCGATCGCTGAACGTCGCGGCATCCCGATGAAACGCCTGGGCAAACCGCAGGAGCCGGCGCAGGCGCTGCTGTTCCTCGCTTCGCCGCTGGCTTCCTTTACCACCGGGGCGGCGTTGGACGTTTCCGGCGGCTTTAACCGCCATGTGTAG
- a CDS encoding thiamine pyrophosphate-binding protein, with product MSDKITVGEAIARTLEQYAVSAMYGIISIHNLPIADAVGQRDKIRFVPARGEAGAVTMADAHGRFSGLGVALTSTGAGAGNAVGAMIEALNANTPLLHITGQVEKAYLDADAGFIHETRDQLGFLRACSKRAYRVNSPEQAVAVIQRAILDAQTVPCGPVAVEIPIDIQSSLVSRSVLTEPLAPAPLPKADAAAVERLHQRLKQAKRPLLWLGGGALGCGDAVRKLADAGVAVISSTHGRGILPDSHPRSLRAFHNSPSIEAILTQCDLTLVAGSRLRSNETRTWTLPLPRPLVQIDIDPAAANRNYLADEQINGDCAALLAALAARLSPGEKVNAEWDAEIAGAVRQAESALRQQSGEYAKLNDAIDAALPQDGLLVRDITVSGSVWGSRLFRAISPLCNIHSLAGAIGMGLPMAIGTAIANPQRKVVGLVGDGGLALGLGELATMAQEQVNITLLIMNDGGYGVMRGIQDKYFAGRQYYNELHTPAFTQIAEAMGLKAWKVDAAAQFNGVLAEAINYPGPSVVEVDMKQVGPLTFAGPPQKTLY from the coding sequence ATGAGCGATAAAATCACGGTTGGCGAGGCGATAGCCCGGACTTTGGAACAGTACGCGGTGTCGGCGATGTACGGCATCATTTCGATTCATAATCTGCCGATCGCCGATGCGGTAGGGCAGCGCGATAAGATCCGCTTTGTGCCGGCGCGCGGTGAAGCAGGCGCGGTCACCATGGCCGACGCGCACGGGCGTTTCTCCGGCCTGGGCGTAGCGTTGACCAGCACCGGCGCCGGCGCCGGCAACGCGGTGGGGGCGATGATTGAGGCGCTCAACGCCAACACGCCGCTGCTGCATATCACCGGCCAGGTGGAAAAAGCGTATCTGGACGCCGACGCCGGTTTTATTCATGAAACCCGCGATCAGCTCGGCTTTCTGCGTGCCTGCTCCAAGCGCGCTTACCGGGTCAATTCGCCGGAGCAGGCGGTGGCAGTGATCCAACGGGCGATCCTGGATGCGCAAACCGTGCCCTGCGGCCCGGTGGCGGTCGAGATCCCCATCGATATTCAAAGCAGTCTGGTTTCCCGTTCAGTACTGACCGAGCCATTGGCGCCGGCACCGCTGCCGAAGGCGGACGCCGCAGCGGTGGAGCGGTTGCATCAGCGGCTGAAACAGGCCAAGCGTCCGCTGCTGTGGTTAGGCGGCGGCGCCTTGGGCTGCGGCGACGCGGTGCGCAAGCTGGCGGATGCCGGCGTGGCGGTGATCTCCAGCACCCACGGGCGCGGCATTCTGCCGGACAGCCATCCGCGCAGCCTGCGGGCGTTCCATAACTCACCGAGCATCGAAGCGATCCTGACGCAGTGTGACCTGACGCTGGTGGCCGGTTCGCGCCTGCGCAGTAATGAAACTCGTACCTGGACGCTGCCGCTGCCGCGCCCGCTGGTGCAGATTGACATCGATCCGGCGGCGGCCAACCGCAACTACCTGGCCGATGAACAGATCAACGGCGACTGTGCGGCGTTGCTCGCGGCGCTGGCGGCGCGGCTGAGCCCCGGCGAGAAGGTCAACGCCGAGTGGGATGCTGAGATAGCGGGAGCGGTGCGGCAGGCGGAGAGTGCGCTGCGCCAGCAGTCCGGTGAATACGCCAAACTCAATGACGCCATCGACGCCGCGCTGCCGCAGGACGGATTGCTGGTGCGCGATATCACCGTTTCCGGCAGCGTCTGGGGCAGCCGTCTGTTCCGGGCGATCTCGCCGCTGTGCAACATTCACTCGCTGGCCGGCGCCATTGGTATGGGGTTGCCGATGGCGATCGGCACCGCAATCGCCAACCCGCAGCGTAAGGTGGTGGGGCTGGTGGGCGACGGTGGTCTGGCGCTGGGCCTGGGCGAGTTGGCAACCATGGCGCAAGAACAGGTGAATATCACCCTGCTGATCATGAACGACGGCGGTTATGGCGTGATGCGCGGCATTCAGGACAAGTACTTCGCCGGGCGCCAATATTACAACGAGCTGCATACGCCGGCGTTCACCCAGATCGCCGAAGCGATGGGGCTGAAAGCCTGGAAGGTGGACGCAGCGGCACAGTTCAACGGTGTGCTGGCCGAAGCGATCAACTACCCAGGGCCGTCGGTGGTCGAGGTGGACATGAAGCAGGTAGGGCCGCTGACTTTCGCCGGGCCGCCACAGAAAACGCTGTATTAA
- a CDS encoding alpha/beta fold hydrolase, whose product MNGLAQLQRARCGAYTLSWREAGQGRPVVLLHGISSGSASWIKQFNDNGLTDGHRLLAWDAPGYGGSLPLADPQADAAGYAAALAALIDELQLAQPLIVGHSLGALIGSAYAAGNPDGLCGLVLADPAQGYATAPEEKRRQVYSQRQQMIETLGPVGYGEQRAAALLREGADPQDIAWVRNGMQQLDPDGFLSAAWMLANDDVSRYLARYRGPLEVWCGEQDRITPPENAAELAREQDATLRLIAAAGHASYLDAPACFNRYLRDFTGAIQR is encoded by the coding sequence ATGAACGGCCTGGCGCAACTCCAACGAGCGCGCTGCGGGGCGTACACCCTGAGCTGGCGCGAGGCCGGGCAGGGGCGGCCGGTGGTGTTGCTGCACGGCATCAGCTCCGGATCGGCCTCGTGGATCAAGCAGTTCAACGATAACGGCCTGACGGATGGCCACCGTCTGTTGGCGTGGGACGCACCGGGGTACGGCGGCAGCCTGCCGTTGGCGGATCCGCAGGCCGATGCCGCCGGTTATGCGGCGGCGTTGGCTGCGCTGATTGATGAGCTGCAGCTGGCGCAGCCGCTGATCGTCGGCCATTCGCTGGGGGCGCTGATTGGCAGCGCCTATGCCGCCGGCAATCCTGATGGGCTGTGTGGATTGGTGTTGGCGGATCCGGCGCAGGGCTATGCCACGGCGCCGGAAGAAAAACGTCGGCAGGTGTATAGCCAGCGCCAACAGATGATAGAAACGTTGGGGCCGGTGGGCTACGGCGAGCAGCGGGCGGCGGCATTGCTGCGCGAAGGGGCGGATCCTCAGGATATCGCCTGGGTGCGCAACGGCATGCAGCAGCTCGATCCCGACGGTTTTCTGAGTGCCGCCTGGATGCTGGCCAATGATGATGTCAGCCGTTATCTGGCGCGCTATCGCGGCCCGCTGGAGGTGTGGTGCGGTGAACAGGATCGCATTACGCCGCCGGAGAATGCGGCCGAGCTGGCGCGAGAGCAGGATGCGACATTGCGTCTGATCGCCGCCGCCGGTCATGCCAGCTACCTCGATGCGCCGGCGTGTTTCAACCGCTATTTGCGGGACTTTACGGGAGCAATCCAACGATGA
- a CDS encoding M48 family metallopeptidase has product MKIRTSLIALGIATLATGCQNLNTETLMQSGAQAFQAATLSNNDVKALSDKSCAEMDSKAQIAPADSTYAKRLNKIAAALGDNINGTPANYKVYVTKDVNAWAMANGCIRVYSGLMDMMNDNEVEGVLGHEMGHVALGHTRKAMQVAYGTVALRTAASSAGGVIGSLSQSQLADIGEKLVSAQFSQKQESEADDYSFDLLKKRGIDPNGLATSFEKLAQMEAGRQSSLFDDHPSSQARAQHIRDRIAAEK; this is encoded by the coding sequence ATGAAGATCCGTACCTCTTTGATTGCGTTGGGCATTGCCACCTTGGCAACCGGCTGTCAAAACCTGAATACCGAAACCTTGATGCAGTCCGGCGCGCAGGCGTTCCAAGCGGCGACCCTGAGCAATAACGACGTTAAGGCCCTGAGTGATAAATCCTGTGCCGAGATGGACAGCAAGGCACAAATCGCGCCGGCCGACAGCACCTACGCCAAACGTCTCAACAAAATCGCCGCAGCGCTGGGCGACAACATCAACGGCACCCCGGCCAACTATAAGGTCTATGTGACCAAAGACGTCAACGCCTGGGCGATGGCCAACGGCTGCATTCGCGTCTACAGCGGCCTGATGGACATGATGAACGACAACGAAGTGGAAGGCGTGCTGGGCCACGAAATGGGCCACGTGGCGCTGGGCCACACCCGCAAGGCGATGCAGGTGGCTTACGGCACCGTGGCGCTGCGCACCGCGGCGTCCTCCGCCGGCGGCGTCATCGGCTCGCTGTCGCAGTCGCAGCTGGCGGACATCGGCGAGAAGCTGGTCAGCGCCCAGTTCTCGCAGAAGCAGGAAAGTGAAGCGGATGATTACTCGTTCGATCTGCTGAAAAAGCGCGGCATCGATCCGAACGGCCTGGCCACCAGCTTCGAGAAGCTGGCCCAGATGGAAGCCGGCCGCCAGAGCAGCCTGTTCGACGATCACCCTTCTTCTCAAGCGCGCGCGCAGCACATTCGCGATCGCATCGCAGCAGAGAAATAA
- a CDS encoding aldehyde dehydrogenase — MERLNIFVAGRWREGRGEEMASVFPADGSVNARLRAANVEDVNEAVEAAERAWRAPEWRGLVPHQRASILYRVSNLILAQQEQLAELQTRDNGKPLAETRGLVASAAATARYFAAACEVLEGELPTPRSAEVMTLSQYQPMGVIAAITPWNSPIASEMQKVAPALAAGNAVVLKPAEATPLMALKLAELFEQAGLPAGLLSVLPGKGSVIGEALARHPLVKKISFTGGTNTGRHLAHIAADKLIPTSLELGGKSPTIVLEDADLEQAARGICYGIFSSAGQACIAGSRLFVHRSLYQPLLARLTELTAGLRIGNPLTPGVHLGPLISAKHRQSVADYVALARQEGGRVVIGGEAPADPQLASGSYYLPTIIEGLNNDARVCQEEIFGPVLVALPFDDEQQLIEQANDSVYGLAAGIWSRDFPRAMALAERLETGTVWVNTYKTFSISTPFGGFKESGLGREKGLNGIKAYMQQKSVYLALGHQVNRWSD; from the coding sequence ATGGAACGATTGAATATTTTTGTCGCCGGGCGCTGGCGTGAAGGGCGTGGCGAGGAGATGGCTTCGGTATTCCCGGCCGACGGCAGCGTCAACGCGCGGCTACGCGCCGCGAACGTCGAGGACGTGAACGAGGCGGTGGAAGCAGCGGAACGCGCCTGGCGCGCGCCGGAATGGCGTGGACTGGTGCCGCACCAACGCGCCTCGATCCTCTACCGCGTCAGCAATCTGATCCTGGCGCAGCAGGAACAGCTGGCTGAGCTGCAAACTCGCGACAACGGTAAGCCGCTGGCGGAGACCCGTGGGCTGGTGGCCAGCGCAGCGGCGACCGCGCGCTACTTTGCGGCCGCCTGCGAGGTGTTGGAAGGTGAGCTGCCGACCCCGCGCAGCGCCGAGGTGATGACCCTCAGCCAGTATCAACCGATGGGGGTGATCGCCGCCATTACGCCGTGGAACTCGCCGATTGCCAGCGAAATGCAGAAGGTGGCACCGGCGCTGGCGGCGGGCAACGCGGTGGTACTCAAACCGGCCGAAGCCACGCCGCTGATGGCGTTGAAGCTGGCCGAGCTGTTCGAACAGGCGGGCCTGCCGGCCGGGCTGCTCAGCGTGTTGCCGGGCAAAGGTTCGGTGATCGGCGAGGCGTTGGCGCGCCATCCGCTGGTGAAAAAGATCTCTTTTACCGGCGGGACCAATACCGGGCGTCATTTGGCGCACATCGCCGCCGACAAGTTGATCCCCACCTCGCTGGAGCTGGGGGGAAAATCGCCGACCATCGTGCTGGAGGACGCCGATCTGGAGCAGGCGGCGCGCGGCATCTGCTACGGCATTTTCAGCTCTGCCGGCCAGGCGTGCATCGCCGGTTCGCGGCTGTTCGTGCATCGTTCGCTGTATCAGCCGCTGCTGGCGCGCTTGACCGAACTGACAGCGGGGCTGCGCATCGGCAACCCGTTGACGCCGGGCGTGCATCTCGGCCCGCTGATCAGCGCCAAACATAGGCAAAGCGTGGCGGACTACGTGGCGCTGGCGCGGCAAGAGGGCGGCCGGGTGGTCATCGGCGGCGAAGCACCGGCCGATCCGCAACTGGCGAGCGGCAGCTATTACCTGCCGACCATCATTGAAGGTTTGAACAATGACGCCCGCGTTTGTCAGGAAGAGATCTTCGGCCCGGTGCTGGTGGCGTTGCCGTTTGACGATGAGCAACAGCTGATCGAACAGGCCAACGACTCGGTGTACGGCCTGGCAGCCGGCATCTGGAGCCGCGACTTCCCTCGCGCGATGGCGCTGGCGGAGCGGCTGGAAACCGGCACCGTCTGGGTCAACACCTACAAAACGTTCTCGATTTCCACGCCGTTCGGCGGTTTCAAGGAAAGCGGGCTGGGCCGCGAAAAGGGCCTGAACGGCATCAAGGCCTACATGCAGCAGAAAAGTGTGTATCTGGCGCTGGGCCATCAGGTGAACCGCTGGAGCGACTAG
- a CDS encoding VOC family protein: protein MSVIGIEKLEFGVEDLPTCEKFMQDFGLQPATQHWGEPQREFTTLSGARVVLHPLQSAALPAAFEGGSTLRRMTWGVGSPADLARLQPRLALMPGFRQVGEELECLDPNGMTLRFVVSRQQAVEVPVTPINQWGDVRRIDQPSPVYSQAQPINIGHVVFFVEDLAATERFYRELLDFQVSDRYIDRAVFLRTQARGGHHNLFLLKLPNRPRGLNHVAFTVRDIHEVIGGGIAMNKEKWSTFIGPGRHPISSAYFWYVNSPTGGAFEYYTNDDYLTENWQPRELEHSLVSFTEWAVEGGIDHDTRRQHKKAEAL from the coding sequence ATGAGCGTAATCGGAATCGAAAAACTGGAATTTGGCGTCGAAGATCTACCAACCTGCGAAAAATTCATGCAAGACTTCGGCCTGCAACCCGCCACGCAACATTGGGGCGAACCGCAGCGCGAATTCACTACCCTGAGCGGGGCGCGGGTTGTCCTGCACCCGTTGCAAAGCGCGGCGTTGCCTGCGGCGTTTGAGGGCGGTTCTACCCTGCGCCGTATGACCTGGGGCGTGGGCTCGCCCGCCGATCTGGCGCGCCTGCAGCCGCGTTTGGCGTTGATGCCCGGCTTTCGTCAGGTGGGAGAAGAGCTGGAATGCCTCGATCCCAACGGCATGACGCTGCGCTTCGTCGTTAGCCGCCAGCAGGCGGTCGAGGTGCCGGTCACGCCGATCAACCAATGGGGCGACGTGCGCCGCATCGATCAACCCAGCCCGGTCTATTCGCAGGCGCAGCCGATCAACATCGGCCACGTGGTGTTCTTCGTCGAAGACCTGGCGGCGACCGAGCGTTTCTATCGCGAGCTGTTGGATTTCCAGGTTTCCGATCGCTATATCGATCGCGCCGTCTTCCTGCGTACCCAGGCGCGCGGCGGCCACCATAATCTGTTCCTGCTGAAGCTGCCGAACCGCCCACGCGGCCTGAACCACGTGGCATTCACCGTGCGCGATATCCACGAAGTGATCGGCGGCGGCATCGCCATGAACAAAGAAAAGTGGAGCACCTTTATCGGCCCCGGCCGCCATCCGATCTCCTCGGCCTATTTCTGGTACGTCAACAGCCCGACCGGCGGCGCGTTCGAGTACTACACCAACGACGACTATCTGACGGAAAACTGGCAGCCGCGCGAGCTGGAGCATTCGTTGGTTTCCTTCACCGAATGGGCGGTAGAGGGCGGCATCGATCACGACACGCGCCGTCAGCATAAAAAGGCGGAGGCGTTATGA
- a CDS encoding NAD(P)/FAD-dependent oxidoreductase — translation MNRPEHAGIVIVGGGQAGGWAAKTLRDRGYSGRLTVVSDEPYDFYERPPLSKAALLDAAAPLSRLFSEQTVAELNIDWRRPLRAESIDAEQQIVTLSDGQRLQFEQLLIATGGRPRLPGAAWAQHPRVMTLRSWDDAARLRQGLQGCRRLAIVGGGWIGLEIAASARRLGTEVTVFERQPALCMRSVGADVSQALLELHRQQGVTVLCGCGEISLEDRDGVAWIGSEVSDPQAFDLVVVGIGVELNLALARSAGLAIESGIVVDGQGRTSHPAIFAAGDVARHPTLGLCLQSWAYAQNQAISTACAMLDAFAAPYDDVAWLWSDQYDTNIQILGVPSGGVHHVVRHTPQSQVYFTLNADRQLVQMVAFNDARTIKLGKRWLASGRVLDPQQLADAEFSLMALK, via the coding sequence ATGAACCGGCCGGAACATGCGGGCATCGTCATCGTCGGCGGCGGCCAGGCCGGCGGCTGGGCGGCCAAGACGCTGCGCGATCGGGGTTACAGTGGCCGGCTGACAGTGGTCAGCGATGAGCCCTACGATTTTTACGAGCGGCCGCCGCTGTCGAAAGCGGCTCTTCTGGATGCCGCAGCCCCCCTCAGCCGGCTGTTCAGCGAACAGACGGTGGCGGAGCTGAATATCGACTGGCGTCGCCCGCTGCGCGCCGAGTCCATCGATGCAGAACAGCAAATCGTCACGCTCAGCGACGGGCAACGGTTGCAGTTCGAGCAGTTGCTGATCGCCACCGGCGGGCGGCCGCGTTTGCCGGGCGCCGCCTGGGCGCAGCACCCGCGCGTGATGACGCTGCGTTCCTGGGACGATGCGGCCCGGTTGCGGCAGGGTCTGCAGGGCTGTCGTCGCCTGGCGATCGTCGGCGGTGGTTGGATCGGGCTGGAGATCGCCGCTTCCGCGCGCCGTCTCGGCACCGAGGTGACGGTGTTCGAACGCCAGCCTGCGCTGTGCATGCGCAGCGTTGGCGCCGACGTCTCACAGGCGTTGCTCGAACTGCATCGTCAGCAGGGCGTCACGGTGCTCTGCGGCTGCGGCGAGATCTCGCTGGAAGATCGCGATGGCGTCGCCTGGATCGGCAGCGAAGTCAGCGATCCACAGGCATTCGATCTGGTGGTGGTGGGGATCGGCGTCGAGTTGAATCTCGCACTGGCGCGCAGTGCCGGGCTGGCGATCGAGTCCGGCATTGTGGTCGACGGCCAGGGGCGCACCAGCCATCCGGCGATCTTCGCCGCCGGCGACGTGGCGCGCCACCCGACGCTCGGCCTGTGCCTGCAGTCCTGGGCCTACGCGCAAAATCAGGCCATCAGCACCGCCTGCGCGATGCTCGATGCCTTCGCCGCCCCGTATGACGACGTGGCCTGGCTTTGGTCGGATCAATACGACACCAATATTCAGATCCTCGGCGTGCCGAGCGGCGGCGTGCACCATGTAGTGCGCCATACGCCGCAGTCGCAGGTGTACTTCACGCTGAACGCCGATCGGCAACTGGTGCAGATGGTGGCGTTCAACGATGCGCGCACTATCAAGCTCGGCAAGCGTTGGCTGGCGAGCGGCCGGGTGCTGGATCCGCAGCAGCTGGCGGATGCGGAGTTTTCTTTGATGGCGTTGAAATAA
- a CDS encoding aspartate dehydrogenase, with product MKKIMMIGYGAMAKEVIARLPEGVEVGWILARTAHHAAIAEAFGGRVKALTHPDQCSQRPDLVLECASQQAVVEFSEAVLQRGWPLAVISTGALADAALQQRLQQVCRSHHGQLIVLSGAVAGMDGLASAREGGLESVTYQASKSPASWRGSPAEQLIDLDAVSEAQVFFEGSAREAARLFPANANVAATIALNGLGMDATRVRLQVDPATRRNTHRLQVCGDFGEFHIELSGTPLASNPKTSTLAALSAVQACRRLVDGGFIA from the coding sequence ATGAAGAAGATCATGATGATTGGCTATGGCGCGATGGCGAAGGAAGTGATCGCCCGTTTGCCGGAGGGCGTGGAGGTCGGCTGGATCCTGGCGCGCACAGCTCATCATGCGGCGATCGCCGAGGCCTTTGGCGGGCGAGTGAAGGCGCTGACTCATCCAGATCAGTGTTCGCAGCGGCCGGATCTGGTGCTGGAGTGCGCCAGTCAGCAGGCGGTGGTGGAGTTCAGCGAAGCGGTGCTGCAGCGCGGTTGGCCGCTGGCGGTGATCTCGACCGGCGCGCTGGCGGACGCCGCATTGCAACAGCGGCTGCAGCAGGTTTGTCGCAGTCATCACGGGCAGCTGATCGTGCTGTCCGGTGCGGTGGCGGGGATGGACGGGCTGGCGTCGGCACGCGAAGGCGGGTTGGAGAGCGTGACCTATCAGGCCAGCAAAAGCCCGGCCAGCTGGCGCGGCAGCCCGGCGGAACAGTTGATCGACCTCGATGCGGTGAGTGAAGCGCAGGTGTTTTTTGAAGGTTCGGCGCGCGAAGCGGCGCGTTTGTTCCCGGCCAATGCCAACGTGGCGGCCACCATTGCGCTCAACGGCCTGGGGATGGACGCTACCCGGGTGCGCCTGCAGGTCGATCCTGCCACCCGGCGTAATACTCATCGCCTGCAGGTGTGTGGCGACTTTGGCGAATTTCACATCGAGCTGAGCGGCACCCCGCTGGCGAGCAATCCCAAAACATCAACCCTGGCGGCGCTGAGCGCGGTACAAGCCTGCCGCCGTCTGGTGGACGGCGGTTTTATTGCCTGA
- a CDS encoding MFS transporter, with protein MTTQDIDARAGRAGEAVAENPQQRVRWSVPIALFACVLLAFFDKISIAALFSDSEFQQALGIGFDPARLGLLMSAFLFSYGISSMLLSGIGDRLNPVKVLIGMMVVWGVLMVLMGMVRSYHAMMTLRILLGIAEGPLLPMAYAIIRQAFPPQLQARATMLWLLGTPLGAALGFPVTLYILNTFDWQATFFFMAFLTLPVMLLVLFGMRHLNVARPAAATKPAVSERKQHRRELLRSPHFWMICLFNIAFLTYLWGMNGWLPSYLIKGKGIHLEHAGYLSSLPFIAMLLGEVLGAWLSDKLDRRALACFLSLCGAGLGLAVVLHLQGTYSVIAAMAFSTFMWGAGAPNIFALLAKATSSKVSATAGGIFNGLGNFAGALAPVLMGALIAATGNMDNGLLFLVVMAFVGCLILLPLLRKY; from the coding sequence ATGACTACGCAAGACATTGACGCCCGCGCTGGACGGGCGGGGGAAGCCGTTGCTGAAAATCCGCAGCAGCGGGTGCGCTGGTCGGTGCCGATCGCGCTGTTTGCCTGCGTGCTGCTGGCGTTTTTCGACAAGATCAGCATCGCGGCGCTGTTTTCCGATAGTGAGTTCCAGCAGGCGTTAGGGATCGGTTTTGACCCGGCGCGATTGGGCTTGCTGATGAGCGCGTTTCTGTTCTCCTACGGCATTTCCTCGATGCTGCTCAGCGGCATCGGCGATCGGCTTAATCCGGTCAAAGTATTGATTGGCATGATGGTGGTGTGGGGCGTGCTGATGGTGTTGATGGGGATGGTGCGTTCTTATCACGCCATGATGACGCTGCGCATTCTGCTCGGCATCGCCGAAGGGCCGCTGTTGCCGATGGCCTACGCCATTATTCGTCAGGCCTTCCCGCCGCAGCTGCAGGCGCGCGCCACCATGCTGTGGTTGCTCGGCACGCCGCTGGGCGCCGCGCTTGGCTTCCCGGTCACTCTGTACATCCTCAATACCTTCGACTGGCAGGCCACCTTCTTCTTTATGGCGTTTCTGACGTTGCCGGTGATGTTGCTGGTGCTGTTCGGCATGCGCCACCTGAATGTCGCACGCCCGGCGGCGGCAACCAAGCCGGCGGTTTCCGAACGCAAACAGCATCGCCGCGAGCTGTTGCGCAGCCCGCACTTTTGGATGATCTGCCTGTTTAACATCGCTTTCCTGACCTACCTGTGGGGCATGAACGGCTGGCTGCCGAGCTACCTGATCAAGGGGAAAGGCATTCATCTGGAGCATGCCGGTTACCTCTCCTCGTTGCCGTTCATCGCCATGCTGCTCGGCGAAGTGTTGGGCGCCTGGCTGTCGGACAAGCTGGATCGGCGCGCGCTGGCCTGTTTCTTGTCGCTGTGCGGCGCCGGCCTGGGTCTGGCGGTGGTGCTGCACCTGCAGGGCACCTACAGCGTGATCGCCGCCATGGCCTTCAGCACCTTTATGTGGGGCGCCGGCGCGCCGAATATTTTCGCGCTGTTGGCGAAGGCGACCAGCAGCAAGGTCAGCGCTACCGCCGGCGGCATCTTCAACGGGTTGGGCAATTTTGCTGGCGCGCTGGCGCCGGTGCTGATGGGGGCGTTGATCGCCGCCACCGGCAATATGGATAACGGCCTGCTGTTCCTGGTGGTAATGGCTTTCGTCGGCTGCCTCATTCTGCTGCCGTTACTGAGAAAGTACTGA